In Achromobacter spanius, the following proteins share a genomic window:
- a CDS encoding glutathione S-transferase — MLKLLYAPTSPYVRKVMVSAHLAGVVEQIQWLDSAANPVRRDARIAAHNPLAKVPTLILGDGQSLYDSRVICEYLAHLGGNADLFPAVGPRRWVALAQQALGDGLLDAALLARYERTARPAEYQWPVWREAQLVKVGACLEQIEQQAGELINPLTDPQGAALATPAPTIGEVTLGCALGYLDFRFPELDWRASHPRAAQWEAAFRKLPAMQATLPHEA, encoded by the coding sequence ATGTTGAAGCTGCTTTACGCACCCACTTCCCCCTACGTCCGAAAAGTCATGGTTAGCGCGCATCTGGCGGGCGTGGTGGAGCAGATCCAATGGCTGGACAGCGCGGCCAACCCCGTACGCCGTGATGCCCGTATCGCCGCCCACAACCCCTTGGCCAAGGTGCCGACGCTGATCCTGGGCGATGGCCAGTCGCTGTACGACAGCCGCGTCATCTGCGAATACCTGGCCCATCTGGGCGGCAACGCCGATCTGTTTCCTGCCGTCGGGCCGCGCCGCTGGGTCGCCCTGGCGCAACAGGCGCTGGGCGATGGGCTGCTGGATGCAGCCCTGCTGGCGCGCTATGAACGCACTGCTCGGCCGGCCGAGTATCAGTGGCCGGTGTGGCGCGAGGCGCAACTGGTCAAGGTCGGCGCCTGCCTGGAGCAGATCGAACAGCAGGCCGGCGAGTTGATCAACCCGCTGACCGACCCGCAGGGGGCAGCACTTGCCACGCCAGCGCCCACCATCGGTGAAGTCACCTTGGGCTGCGCGCTGGGCTATCTGGATTTTCGTTTTCCTGAACTGGACTGGCGCGCCAGCCATCCGCGCGCCGCGCAATGGGAAGCGGCGTTTCGCAAGCTGCCCGCCATGCAGGCAACGCTTCCTCATGAAGCTTAA
- a CDS encoding flavin-containing monooxygenase, giving the protein MSVEKTNTLVIGAGQAGIAMSEHLGAMGIDHIVLERKRIAERWRSERWDSLVANGPAWHDRFPSLKFDDIGADVFPPKERMAQYFEDYARMINAPVRTGVEVLRVQRNQKRPGFTVTTSDGVFEALHVVTATGAFQIPSYPAIVPEDAGIQQVHSSAYKNPGQLADGAVLVVGAGASGSQIAEELRRAGRTVYLSVGEHYRPPRSYRERDYCWWLGALGMWDEVKKKPKREHVAFAVSGYDNGKTIDFRRLAHAGIQLVGITQRFENGVMAFQEGLAENVAQGDADYFEVLREADAYIEQNGLDLPPEPEAWKLLDAPDCLTNPILSLNLAEAGIKSIVWATGFKVDYRWMEVDVFDDQGYPVHKRGITAEKGIYFLGLPNQSNRSSSFIWGVWHDAKYIADHIGIHLDYLAYEKDGGMPRA; this is encoded by the coding sequence ATGTCAGTGGAAAAAACCAATACCTTGGTGATCGGCGCCGGCCAGGCCGGCATCGCGATGAGTGAGCACCTGGGCGCGATGGGCATTGACCACATCGTGCTGGAACGCAAGCGCATCGCCGAACGCTGGCGCTCGGAACGCTGGGACTCGCTGGTGGCCAACGGCCCCGCCTGGCATGACCGCTTTCCCAGCCTGAAATTCGACGACATCGGCGCGGACGTGTTCCCGCCCAAGGAACGCATGGCGCAGTACTTCGAAGACTACGCCAGGATGATCAATGCGCCCGTGCGCACCGGCGTCGAGGTCCTGCGCGTGCAGCGCAACCAGAAGCGCCCCGGCTTCACCGTCACCACGTCAGACGGCGTATTCGAGGCGCTGCATGTGGTGACGGCAACCGGCGCGTTCCAGATTCCCAGCTACCCGGCCATCGTGCCGGAAGACGCGGGCATCCAGCAGGTGCATTCATCCGCCTACAAGAATCCCGGCCAACTCGCTGACGGCGCGGTGCTGGTGGTGGGTGCGGGCGCATCCGGCTCGCAGATTGCCGAGGAATTGCGCCGCGCCGGGCGCACCGTGTACCTGTCCGTGGGCGAGCACTATCGCCCGCCCCGTTCCTACCGCGAACGCGATTACTGCTGGTGGCTGGGTGCGTTGGGCATGTGGGACGAAGTCAAGAAAAAGCCCAAGCGCGAGCACGTCGCCTTCGCGGTCAGCGGCTACGACAACGGCAAGACCATCGATTTTCGCCGCCTGGCGCATGCGGGCATCCAGTTGGTCGGCATCACGCAACGCTTTGAGAACGGCGTGATGGCGTTCCAGGAGGGCTTGGCCGAAAACGTTGCGCAAGGCGACGCGGACTACTTTGAAGTGCTGCGCGAAGCCGACGCCTACATCGAACAGAACGGCCTGGACCTGCCGCCTGAACCCGAAGCGTGGAAGCTGCTGGACGCCCCCGACTGCCTGACAAATCCGATCCTGAGCCTGAACCTGGCCGAAGCCGGCATCAAGAGCATCGTCTGGGCAACCGGCTTCAAGGTGGATTACCGCTGGATGGAAGTGGACGTGTTCGACGACCAGGGCTACCCCGTTCACAAGCGCGGCATTACCGCTGAAAAAGGCATCTACTTTCTGGGCCTGCCGAACCAGTCGAACCGGTCGTCGTCATTCATCTGGGGCGTGTGGCACGACGCGAAATACATCGCGGACCATATCGGCATCCACCTGGACTATCTGGCGTATGAGAAGGACGGGGGAATGCCTCGAGCGTGA
- a CDS encoding 2-hydroxyacid dehydrogenase encodes MTASNTASNTANNTAGNPATPTAPSGALVFYSQFDDFAAWKHALQARMPQLRVLHESEVDDPAAIHYALAWKPPTGFFDPMPNLRLIINLGAGVDSLVGRNDLPAGVPITRITDPQMARMMAGYVLFATLRHARDIPWFEQAQRRGEWAYRHPRAPEDTRVAVLGLGELGAYAAHELQRQGFTVLGWSRSPRQIEGVQCHAGMDALDTVISQADILVIMLPLTPQTRGLLNQARLEKLPRGAALINVARGALVDQAAMTALLQSGHIGAATLDVFEREPLPSDDPLWRMDNVLITPHLASVAIPASAAAQIAENIARVSCGDAPANQIDPSRGY; translated from the coding sequence ATGACAGCGAGCAACACTGCGAGCAACACCGCAAACAACACCGCAGGCAACCCCGCAACCCCCACCGCGCCCTCTGGCGCGCTGGTCTTCTACAGCCAGTTCGACGATTTCGCCGCGTGGAAACACGCATTGCAGGCGCGCATGCCTCAGTTGCGCGTCCTGCACGAGAGCGAGGTCGACGACCCCGCCGCCATCCACTACGCACTGGCCTGGAAGCCGCCCACCGGCTTTTTCGACCCCATGCCCAACCTGCGCCTGATCATCAACCTGGGCGCGGGGGTGGATTCCTTGGTCGGCCGCAACGATCTTCCGGCCGGCGTGCCCATTACCCGCATCACCGACCCGCAAATGGCTCGCATGATGGCCGGCTACGTGCTGTTCGCCACGCTGCGCCACGCGCGCGATATTCCCTGGTTTGAACAGGCGCAGCGCCGTGGCGAGTGGGCGTACCGGCATCCGCGCGCGCCAGAGGACACGCGCGTGGCGGTGCTGGGGCTGGGGGAGCTGGGCGCTTATGCGGCGCATGAACTGCAGCGCCAAGGTTTCACCGTGCTGGGCTGGTCGCGCAGCCCACGCCAGATTGAAGGCGTGCAGTGCCACGCGGGCATGGATGCGTTGGATACCGTCATTTCGCAGGCCGACATCCTGGTGATCATGCTGCCGTTGACGCCGCAAACTCGCGGCCTGCTCAACCAGGCGCGGCTTGAGAAGCTGCCGCGCGGGGCCGCGCTGATCAACGTGGCGCGTGGCGCCTTGGTGGACCAGGCGGCCATGACGGCGCTGCTGCAAAGCGGGCATATCGGTGCGGCCACGCTAGACGTTTTTGAACGCGAGCCCCTGCCCAGCGATGACCCGCTCTGGCGCATGGATAACGTGCTGATCACGCCGCATCTGGCGTCCGTCGCCATTCCGGCGTCGGCGGCGGCGCAGATCGCCGAGAACATCGCGCGCGTGTCTTGCGGCGATGCCCCGGCCAACCAGATCGACCCGTCACGCGGGTACTGA
- a CDS encoding NAD(P)H-quinone oxidoreductase: protein MPAMPVIPSTMQAVVAREPGDASVLTLATRPVPAPRPGEVLLRVRAAGVNRPDIMQRQGAAQPAPGVTDVLGLEACGEVVAAGPGVPAALRGQRLMSLLPGGGYAPWCVARVDHSFVVPDCLDDDAAAALPEGLFTVWHNLFELGRLRMGQTVLIHGAAGGIGTLAVRMAHAAGARVVATAGRADRLPALREMGAAHALCYRDTDFVRACLDATQGQGVDVVLDMVGGDYVRRNLQALAFGGRHVSLSFLQGSQVNIDLLTLMQKQLSLHSSTLRPQSAAEKTRMAQAIIRHVLPLVLDGRVAPRVHASLPLSEAAQAHRLLERGDVFGKVVLRP, encoded by the coding sequence ATGCCCGCCATGCCCGTCATTCCCTCCACCATGCAGGCAGTCGTTGCCCGCGAACCCGGCGATGCCAGTGTGCTGACGCTGGCAACCCGGCCCGTGCCCGCGCCACGCCCGGGCGAAGTGCTGCTGCGAGTGCGCGCCGCCGGCGTCAACCGGCCGGACATCATGCAACGGCAAGGGGCGGCACAGCCGGCCCCCGGCGTCACCGACGTGCTGGGCCTGGAAGCCTGCGGTGAGGTCGTCGCCGCAGGCCCCGGCGTGCCCGCAGCGCTGCGGGGCCAACGGCTGATGAGCTTGTTGCCTGGCGGCGGCTATGCCCCCTGGTGCGTGGCGCGCGTCGATCATTCATTTGTCGTACCGGACTGCCTGGACGACGATGCGGCGGCGGCCTTGCCCGAAGGCTTGTTCACCGTGTGGCACAACCTTTTTGAGCTTGGCCGCCTGCGCATGGGCCAGACCGTGTTGATTCATGGCGCGGCGGGGGGCATTGGTACGCTGGCCGTCCGCATGGCGCACGCGGCGGGCGCGCGGGTGGTGGCCACGGCCGGGCGCGCGGATCGCTTGCCTGCGCTGCGCGAGATGGGCGCGGCCCATGCCCTCTGCTATCGCGATACGGATTTCGTGCGGGCCTGCCTGGACGCCACGCAAGGGCAAGGCGTGGACGTGGTGCTGGACATGGTGGGCGGCGACTACGTGCGGCGCAACCTTCAGGCGCTGGCCTTTGGCGGCCGCCACGTCAGCCTGTCGTTTCTGCAAGGGTCCCAGGTCAACATCGACCTGCTGACCCTGATGCAAAAGCAATTGAGCCTGCATTCATCCACCCTGCGGCCGCAAAGCGCGGCAGAGAAAACGCGCATGGCGCAGGCCATCATCCGGCATGTGCTGCCGTTGGTGTTGGACGGCCGCGTCGCCCCGCGCGTCCATGCCAGCCTGCCGTTGTCAGAGGCGGCGCAGGCGCACCGCCTGCTGGAACGCGGCGACGTATTCGGCAAGGTCGTGCTGCGTCCTTGA
- a CDS encoding type II 3-dehydroquinate dehydratase yields the protein MTPSTTTTNATIWFLNGPNANLYGLDANKTYGAESFPALCDRCEKKAASLNLQLHFVQSNHEGQLIDWIQEARGDAQGIIINAAGLTYSSIPILDTLLAFPGRIIEVHMSNIWRREAFRHHSYISKAADGVIAGLGGEGYELAIEAMSRLIARPA from the coding sequence ATGACGCCATCCACCACCACCACGAACGCCACCATCTGGTTTCTCAACGGCCCGAACGCCAATCTATACGGCCTGGACGCCAACAAGACCTATGGCGCCGAGAGCTTCCCGGCGCTGTGCGACCGTTGCGAAAAGAAGGCGGCCAGCCTGAACCTGCAACTGCATTTCGTGCAGTCCAACCATGAAGGCCAGTTGATCGACTGGATACAGGAAGCGCGCGGCGATGCGCAAGGCATCATCATCAACGCCGCGGGCCTGACATATTCCTCGATTCCCATCCTGGATACCTTGCTGGCGTTTCCCGGCCGCATTATCGAAGTCCACATGAGCAATATCTGGCGGCGTGAGGCGTTTCGCCATCATTCCTATATTTCCAAGGCAGCCGACGGCGTCATCGCGGGCCTGGGCGGCGAGGGTTACGAGCTGGCCATTGAAGCCATGTCGCGCCTGATCGCGCGCCCGGCTTGA
- a CDS encoding LysR substrate-binding domain-containing protein yields the protein MLNRISLRQMEYLVATAKHGSIAAASAQIHISPPSISAAIAHIETELGVQLFVRHPSKGLALTPLGMQVMQECEDLLERATKLYEIASNSTDAIQGVLRVGCFQPLAAMIAPEVIFGFSRAFEKVELHMAEGDQQELINKLHTLDIDVALTYDLQLGEEISFETLAHMPPHVLVSELHPLAQQIAVTLDELAQLPMVLLDLPMSREYFLSLFSKAGLEPNIVARSRSEDVVRSMVANGIGYALFNVRPKSTQSLDGKRLVRLRLAGEQRPMLLGLATYKPMKPSRLTQAFMQRCRAYISDQYIPGMSAASFFDPYISGVAAADPP from the coding sequence ATGCTCAATCGCATTTCCCTGCGCCAGATGGAGTACCTGGTGGCGACGGCCAAGCACGGCAGCATCGCCGCGGCGTCCGCCCAGATCCACATCTCGCCGCCGTCCATCTCGGCGGCCATCGCCCACATCGAGACCGAGCTTGGCGTGCAACTGTTCGTGCGTCATCCCTCCAAGGGCCTGGCGCTGACGCCGCTGGGCATGCAGGTCATGCAGGAATGCGAAGACCTGCTGGAACGCGCGACCAAGCTCTACGAGATTGCCTCGAACTCCACGGACGCGATCCAGGGCGTGCTGCGCGTGGGCTGCTTCCAGCCGCTGGCGGCAATGATCGCGCCCGAGGTCATCTTTGGTTTTTCGCGCGCGTTTGAAAAGGTCGAGCTGCATATGGCCGAGGGCGACCAGCAAGAGCTCATCAACAAGCTGCATACGCTGGACATTGACGTCGCGCTGACCTACGACCTGCAGTTGGGCGAAGAGATCAGCTTTGAAACGCTGGCGCACATGCCTCCGCACGTGCTGGTCAGCGAACTGCACCCGCTTGCGCAGCAGATTGCCGTCACGCTTGATGAGCTGGCGCAGTTGCCCATGGTGCTGCTGGACCTGCCCATGAGCCGGGAGTATTTCCTGTCCCTGTTCTCCAAGGCCGGGCTGGAACCGAACATCGTGGCGCGCTCACGATCCGAAGACGTGGTGCGCTCGATGGTTGCCAACGGCATCGGCTACGCACTCTTCAACGTGCGGCCGAAGTCGACCCAATCATTGGACGGCAAGCGCCTGGTGCGCCTGCGTCTGGCCGGTGAGCAACGCCCCATGCTGCTGGGCTTGGCCACGTACAAGCCGATGAAACCCTCGCGCCTGACGCAAGCATTCATGCAGCGCTGCCGCGCGTATATCTCGGATCAATACATCCCCGGCATGAGCGCGGCCAGCTTCTTCGATCCCTACATTTCCGGCGTGGCGGCGGCCGATCCGCCATGA
- a CDS encoding polyamine ABC transporter substrate-binding protein translates to MIRKLTVAGLLAGALLGNVAWAQEALVVSTWGGSFRDLIDENIGKEFTRQTGVPVKYITGGTIDRLNKAKLTKTPESDITFTTSHIGWLYVDGGLFEKLDTAKLPNYANLVDRAKVSPYHVGSWAYVYTIGYRPDLTPKNIKFDSWNDLWNPELKGKLSAPDFDPSHIINVSAMLSGGDAKSWEKGQDKLRALKPNFKAFYTNDANSQQLIATGETPVQILLSMNAYYMISQGVPIKVVMPKEGAVLGIDTMGIMKGSTKADLAYKFMNIALSPEVQSKIVAFKKASPVVTNAKVSAEDAALPGVFTTKEQWDTQAIVIDDKLRAEKTAEWRKWFTENIMN, encoded by the coding sequence ATGATTCGCAAACTTACGGTAGCCGGCCTGCTTGCCGGCGCGCTGCTTGGCAACGTCGCCTGGGCCCAGGAAGCGTTGGTGGTCAGCACCTGGGGCGGCAGCTTCCGCGACCTGATCGACGAAAACATCGGCAAGGAGTTCACCCGCCAGACCGGCGTGCCGGTCAAGTACATCACGGGTGGCACGATCGACCGGCTAAACAAGGCCAAGCTGACCAAGACCCCGGAAAGCGACATTACGTTCACCACCTCGCACATCGGCTGGCTGTATGTGGACGGCGGCCTGTTCGAAAAACTGGACACCGCCAAGCTGCCCAACTACGCCAACCTGGTGGACCGCGCCAAGGTCAGCCCGTATCACGTAGGCAGTTGGGCCTACGTCTACACCATCGGCTACCGCCCCGACCTGACGCCCAAGAACATCAAGTTCGATAGCTGGAACGACCTGTGGAACCCCGAGCTCAAGGGCAAGCTGTCGGCGCCGGACTTCGACCCCAGCCACATCATCAATGTGTCGGCCATGCTGTCGGGCGGCGACGCCAAGTCGTGGGAAAAAGGCCAGGACAAGCTGCGCGCGCTGAAGCCTAACTTCAAGGCCTTCTACACCAACGACGCCAACAGCCAGCAACTGATCGCCACCGGCGAAACCCCGGTGCAGATCCTGTTGTCAATGAACGCCTACTACATGATCAGCCAGGGCGTGCCGATCAAGGTGGTCATGCCCAAGGAAGGCGCCGTGCTGGGCATCGACACCATGGGCATCATGAAAGGCAGCACCAAGGCGGACCTGGCCTACAAGTTCATGAACATCGCCTTGTCGCCCGAGGTGCAGTCCAAGATCGTGGCCTTCAAGAAGGCCAGCCCGGTCGTCACGAACGCCAAGGTATCGGCCGAGGACGCGGCGCTGCCCGGCGTGTTCACCACCAAGGAACAGTGGGACACGCAAGCCATCGTCATCGACGACAAGCTGCGCGCCGAGAAGACCGCGGAATGGCGCAAGTGGTTCACCGAGAACATCATGAACTGA
- a CDS encoding RidA family protein, with product MKHKRIRTFNTKITYPEQSLDNDLCQAVVARGSTVFLRGQIGQNLDTSESVCIGDAAGQAEQAMANIAMLLKEAGGELEDICKITIYIIDPRYREAVYRVVGRWLKGVFPVSTGIVVSALARPEWLVEIDATAVIPD from the coding sequence ATGAAACACAAGCGCATCCGCACCTTCAATACCAAGATCACCTACCCGGAACAGAGCCTGGACAACGATCTGTGCCAGGCCGTGGTGGCCCGGGGCAGCACCGTCTTCCTGCGGGGACAGATCGGGCAGAACCTGGATACCTCTGAAAGCGTGTGCATCGGCGACGCCGCCGGGCAGGCAGAGCAGGCCATGGCGAACATCGCCATGCTGCTCAAGGAAGCGGGTGGCGAACTTGAGGACATCTGCAAGATCACCATCTACATCATTGATCCGCGCTATCGCGAGGCCGTCTACCGCGTGGTGGGGCGTTGGCTCAAAGGGGTATTCCCGGTGTCCACGGGCATCGTGGTGTCGGCCCTGGCGCGCCCGGAATGGCTGGTCGAAATCGACGCCACCGCCGTCATCCCCGATTGA
- a CDS encoding ABC transporter ATP-binding protein produces MQNSPVSPKSSSAVSLEGVVKKYRQQTVLQELSLKIRRGEFLTLLGPSGCGKTTLLNLIAGFAQADNGEIFIEDQLVTDLPPYQRQIGMVFQNYALFPHMTVVRNIGYGLRMRRMPAGEIAQRVEEAMALVKLDGLGERKPRELSGGQQQRVALARALVIRPKVLLLDEPFSALDKGLRGSMQVEIREIQRKLGVTTVFVTHDQGEALAMSDRIAVMSSGVIRQIATPDELYRNPQDPFVASFLGDVNILPAHYHGSDPDGILLRLGAGLIRVARDRLVGGSHEGRRLDIYVRPEQIRLENLHSESVLSGTVVNHVFQGDHIDSYIDVDIPVAGHQRVMVRSAGLDALQHWPVGSVTGLALPGQGISVFNVS; encoded by the coding sequence ATGCAGAACAGCCCCGTGTCCCCAAAATCGTCCAGCGCGGTGAGCCTGGAAGGAGTGGTCAAGAAGTACCGTCAGCAGACGGTGTTGCAGGAGCTGTCGCTGAAAATCCGGCGCGGTGAATTCCTGACGCTGCTGGGGCCGTCAGGTTGCGGCAAGACCACGCTCTTGAACCTGATCGCGGGGTTCGCGCAAGCGGACAACGGCGAGATCTTCATCGAAGATCAACTGGTTACGGATCTGCCGCCCTATCAGCGGCAGATTGGCATGGTGTTCCAGAACTACGCGCTGTTTCCCCATATGACGGTGGTGCGCAACATCGGCTACGGCCTGCGCATGCGCCGGATGCCCGCTGGTGAGATTGCCCAGCGCGTAGAAGAGGCCATGGCGCTGGTCAAGCTGGACGGGCTGGGCGAACGCAAACCACGCGAGCTGTCCGGCGGCCAGCAGCAGCGGGTGGCGCTGGCGCGCGCCTTGGTGATCCGCCCCAAGGTGCTGCTGCTGGACGAGCCGTTCTCGGCGCTGGACAAAGGCCTGCGCGGCTCGATGCAGGTGGAAATTCGCGAGATCCAGCGCAAGCTGGGCGTGACCACGGTGTTCGTCACGCACGACCAGGGCGAGGCGCTGGCCATGTCGGACCGCATCGCGGTGATGTCCAGCGGCGTCATCCGCCAGATCGCCACGCCCGACGAGCTCTACCGCAATCCGCAAGATCCCTTCGTGGCCTCGTTCCTGGGCGATGTGAACATTCTTCCCGCGCACTATCACGGTTCGGACCCGGACGGCATCTTGCTGCGCCTGGGCGCGGGCTTGATCCGCGTGGCGCGAGACCGGTTGGTGGGCGGCTCGCACGAAGGCCGTCGCCTGGACATCTATGTGCGGCCGGAACAGATACGGCTAGAGAACCTGCATAGCGAATCCGTGCTTAGCGGCACGGTGGTGAACCATGTGTTCCAGGGCGATCACATTGATTCCTACATCGACGTCGATATCCCGGTGGCCGGCCATCAGCGCGTGATGGTGCGCAGCGCTGGCCTGGACGCCTTGCAGCATTGGCCGGTGGGCTCGGTGACCGGCCTGGCGCTGCCCGGCCAGGGCATCAGCGTGTTCAACGTGTCGTAA
- a CDS encoding DUF1028 domain-containing protein, whose amino-acid sequence MTFSIIARCPASGQFGAAVSSSSPAVASRCIRARAGVGAAVSQNITDPALGPLALDAMAAGHTPQQALDGLQARPFIAYRQLMAIDATNPPAIYTGASALGVLASVAGEHAACAGNMLASTEVPRAMLAAFERAEGALAERLMQALLAGQAAGGEAGPVHSAGLLVYQDLDWPIVDLRLDWVEAGPVEALYDAWKIYEPQLAAYVTRARDPRDAPSFGVPGDL is encoded by the coding sequence ATGACCTTTTCGATCATTGCCCGCTGCCCCGCCTCCGGCCAGTTCGGCGCGGCCGTCTCGTCGTCTTCGCCCGCCGTGGCCTCGCGCTGCATCCGTGCGCGCGCGGGGGTGGGGGCCGCCGTCAGCCAGAACATCACCGACCCCGCGCTCGGGCCGTTGGCGCTGGACGCGATGGCGGCGGGGCATACGCCGCAACAAGCGCTTGATGGCTTGCAAGCGCGGCCCTTCATCGCGTACCGCCAGTTGATGGCGATAGACGCCACGAACCCGCCGGCGATTTACACGGGGGCCAGCGCGCTGGGCGTATTGGCCAGCGTGGCGGGCGAACACGCCGCCTGCGCCGGCAACATGCTGGCCAGCACCGAGGTGCCGCGCGCCATGCTGGCCGCGTTCGAGCGTGCAGAAGGCGCGCTGGCCGAACGCTTGATGCAGGCGTTACTGGCGGGTCAGGCGGCGGGTGGGGAAGCGGGGCCGGTGCATTCGGCCGGCCTGCTGGTGTATCAAGACCTGGACTGGCCGATTGTGGATCTGCGGCTGGATTGGGTTGAGGCCGGGCCGGTGGAAGCGCTGTACGACGCGTGGAAAATTTACGAGCCCCAGCTTGCGGCCTACGTGACGCGCGCGCGTGATCCGCGCGACGCGCCCAGCTTCGGCGTGCCGGGCGATCTTTGA
- a CDS encoding ABC transporter permease, whose protein sequence is MNTRSSLRGWLISPAGLIALCICVSMAAVLQFSVRAFIPGSLDVGGLTLANFTGLGKSVYLSAFANTLLLSIETTVCSLLVAYPLAYAMVRVRNRLLKSFILIVSITPLFLGEIVRTYSWIIVLGNNGFINTVLRKIGLIDVPLNLMFTHLGVLIALVHVTIPVVVLMLATAISHINRDYEKAAQSLGAGPVRTFLTVTLPLSMPGIIASITTSFAWTFSAFATPQMIGGGRVPTVSTLVYQLGFSSMNFPLAASLSVAGLALTVVSLMLLGRGTKRLKAMGAH, encoded by the coding sequence ATGAATACACGTTCCAGTCTGCGCGGCTGGTTGATATCACCCGCCGGTCTCATCGCCCTGTGCATCTGCGTGTCGATGGCGGCGGTGCTGCAATTCAGCGTACGCGCCTTCATTCCCGGCTCGTTGGACGTGGGCGGGCTGACGCTGGCGAACTTCACCGGGCTGGGCAAGTCCGTCTACCTGTCCGCCTTCGCCAACACGCTGCTGCTCAGCATCGAAACCACGGTCTGCTCTCTGCTCGTGGCCTACCCGCTGGCTTACGCCATGGTGCGGGTGCGCAACCGCCTGTTGAAATCGTTCATCCTCATCGTGTCGATCACGCCGTTGTTCCTGGGTGAAATCGTCCGCACGTATTCGTGGATCATCGTGCTGGGCAACAACGGCTTCATCAACACGGTGCTGCGGAAAATTGGGCTGATCGACGTACCGTTGAACCTGATGTTCACGCACCTGGGCGTGCTGATTGCGCTGGTGCACGTGACGATACCCGTGGTGGTGCTGATGCTGGCCACCGCCATTTCGCACATCAACCGCGACTATGAAAAAGCCGCGCAAAGCCTGGGCGCCGGCCCCGTGCGCACTTTCCTGACGGTAACGCTACCGCTGTCCATGCCGGGCATTATCGCCAGCATCACCACGTCGTTCGCGTGGACCTTCAGCGCGTTTGCCACGCCGCAGATGATCGGCGGCGGCCGTGTGCCGACGGTGTCCACACTGGTCTACCAGTTGGGTTTCTCTTCCATGAACTTCCCCCTGGCCGCGAGCCTGAGCGTTGCCGGCCTGGCCTTGACGGTCGTGTCGCTGATGCTGCTGGGCCGGGGCACCAAGCGACTCAAAGCAATGGGAGCGCACTAG
- a CDS encoding ABC transporter permease, whose product MAIKHTLPLPLRIGAPLLITLIMAFVLLPVVVVTLASFNDKALLTFPPEAWSLRWFERVFTYPDFQQGFRASLIVMAWASFLALFIGTALAIAVKRMGFPGKDMLQAILLSPLVIPHFTLGLGLLILVAQFDMDRGYGLVILCHVMLVLPFVMRSVYVSMENIDERLEQAAASLGASPLKVMFTVTVPLLAPGLFGGWLFAAIMSFSEFTASLFVTTQLTQTLPVSMYNYVREFADPTLAALSVVYIAVTASLLALANAFLGLGKILNIEEVD is encoded by the coding sequence ATGGCCATCAAACACACTCTGCCCTTGCCGCTGCGCATTGGCGCGCCGCTGCTGATCACCCTGATCATGGCGTTCGTGCTGTTGCCGGTGGTGGTGGTGACCTTGGCATCGTTCAACGACAAGGCGCTGCTGACGTTTCCGCCCGAGGCCTGGTCGCTACGCTGGTTTGAACGGGTGTTCACGTACCCGGACTTCCAACAGGGCTTTCGCGCCAGCCTGATCGTGATGGCCTGGGCGTCGTTCCTGGCGCTGTTCATCGGCACCGCGCTGGCCATCGCCGTCAAGCGCATGGGCTTTCCCGGCAAGGACATGTTGCAGGCCATCTTGCTGTCACCGCTGGTGATCCCGCATTTCACGCTGGGCCTGGGGCTGCTGATTCTGGTGGCGCAGTTTGACATGGACCGGGGCTACGGCCTGGTCATTTTGTGCCATGTGATGCTGGTGCTGCCCTTCGTGATGCGCAGCGTGTATGTGTCCATGGAGAACATTGACGAACGCCTGGAACAGGCGGCGGCCAGCCTGGGCGCGTCGCCCTTGAAGGTGATGTTCACGGTGACCGTGCCCTTGCTGGCGCCCGGTCTCTTCGGTGGGTGGTTGTTCGCCGCCATCATGTCGTTCAGTGAATTCACCGCGTCGCTTTTCGTCACGACACAACTGACGCAGACGCTACCGGTGTCGATGTACAACTACGTGCGGGAATTCGCGGACCCGACCCTGGCCGCGCTGTCGGTGGTGTATATCGCCGTGACGGCCAGCCTGCTGGCGCTTGCCAACGCCTTCCTGGGCCTGGGCAAGATCCTGAATATCGAAGAAGTGGATTAG